The following DNA comes from Mucilaginibacter jinjuensis.
ACCAGCGCCAATGTCGAAATGTTTATTAATTTGGTACTGCAAATTGCCACCCAAGACCAATTGCGCTCCCTGGCCCATGTTGGCATTAGCTGTCCATACGTACAGGAAATATCTGAAATTCGGATTCGCAAGCCAGCCCTTAAAGTACAGCGTTACCTTTTGCAATTGAATATCGTTGCGCTTGGCTATAGTATGTACATTGCCGAAAGCATCTGTATAACTATCATCCAATGCTTTCTGATTGAGGTAGCGCTCTGTCACATAGGGAGAGAACGAAAGTGTAGCATATTTGCCGTTGTATAATGAGAATCCCTGACCCGGACGATGCTCCTCTTTTTGACGTGTAGCGAGGGTATCTTCAGGCGGGTTTGCAGCAATTTGCGCTAGTGCCGGAGCACTGAGCGCAAATACACAACAACCCATTATATAAAAAGAAAGTTTAAGTTTCATAGTTAGTTGTTTATTAAGATGCCTGTACCGGCAACTATTTGGTCACATTAGCGGCTTCCCAAGCCCTTACTTTCTTGCGTGCAGCATCGAACAGTGTTATATAATTTCCCTTTCTTATCTTTTCGCTGGTTTCGGGTTTCAGGGCTTTCCAAAGCGGGGCGTACATGTTATATACCTCCATGTAAAACTTTTGATCGGGGGGCGAAACCACATCGGTACCAAACAAAAACCTGTTAGGGTATTTATCCATCAGTTCTGCGCAGGTTTTTATGGTTTGCGGGTTGGCCACAATATATTTGGCTACTTCATCCCATGAAATATCAAAATACACATGCGAAAATTGGGGATCTTCCAGTATTTGTTTTACAATGTCAATATGATTAGGAGAATGCCCTGCCGATTCTGTATTAGATGCTGAACCGTAACCAACCGGGTGCACTATACGGCCTAACCCAATATGCGCCCAAATAATAGTGGTGTGCGGATGCCGTTTTAATACAGATTTCATCTGGATAAGGTAAACCGGTTCTGTTTTAGGTTTGGCCATTGGCATATCCATATCGCTGTGCATTATAACGAGCAGCCCGGCCTTTCCGGCAAAATCTAATATTCGATCCAATGCCGGATTGGTAAGGCTGGCTACTTCGCCCGCCACTTTTGATGACACGAACTCTTTATGGATAGAGAATTCGCCAATGCCTGTAAATACGCCGGGGAAGGTGCGCAGCACACGTTCAATATGGTTTACCCCGTACATATCGGCGGGATTAAAACCAGTGATCATGGGGTCAAACCGCGCTTGTTCCTGTTTGGTGAGCGATTTATATTGCATGGCAATGTACGCATCTGTAAACGAATAGTAGTAAAGCGGTGCGTCTGATTGCAGGTAGTATGTAGGGCCGGATTGGCCACCCGAGTTTTGGTAAGACC
Coding sequences within:
- a CDS encoding amidohydrolase family protein — protein: MKIQRFFLYPCAVLMTMLSQTNYVVGQDGASSKYLFNDSHFHLTNYIQEGITARKFLQIMDDKVGRSTLFGIPLQQQWSYQNSGGQSGPTYYLQSDAPLYYYSFTDAYIAMQYKSLTKQEQARFDPMITGFNPADMYGVNHIERVLRTFPGVFTGIGEFSIHKEFVSSKVAGEVASLTNPALDRILDFAGKAGLLVIMHSDMDMPMAKPKTEPVYLIQMKSVLKRHPHTTIIWAHIGLGRIVHPVGYGSASNTESAGHSPNHIDIVKQILEDPQFSHVYFDISWDEVAKYIVANPQTIKTCAELMDKYPNRFLFGTDVVSPPDQKFYMEVYNMYAPLWKALKPETSEKIRKGNYITLFDAARKKVRAWEAANVTK